A window of the Gossypium hirsutum isolate 1008001.06 chromosome A03, Gossypium_hirsutum_v2.1, whole genome shotgun sequence genome harbors these coding sequences:
- the LOC107963895 gene encoding protein CNGC15b: MGFINSRSVRFEDDLELTKLPPMNGDGMVKLKYNINGTKISEPGTERVESKLPATTRRGKLLKAKVLSRVFSEDFERVKKKILDPRGPVIRRWNKIFLVACLVSLFVDPLFFYLPIVKKDVCIDIGIPLEVILTMVRSLADAFYIVQIFIRFRTAYVAPPSRVFGRGELVIDSGKIASRYLKKSFWIDLLAALPLPQVLIWIIIPNLNGSTMMNTKNMLRFIIIFQYLPRLFLIFPLSSQIVNATGVVTETAWAGAAYNLMLYMLASHVLGACWYLLSIERQEACWKTACDLEEPYCQYKYFDCNKVKDPGRLTWFNSSNITSLCSPSSSSYPFGIYGDGLEFNVTTAPFFNKYFYCLWWGLRNLSSLGQNLSTSTYAGEIIFAIIIATLGLVLFALLIGNMQTYLQSTTVRLEEWRIKRTDTEQWMRHRQLPPELRQSIRKYDQYKWLATRGVDEEALLEGLPLDLRRDIKRHLCLDLVRRVPLFDQMDERMLDAICERLKPALCTEGTYLVREGDPVNEMLFIIRGHLDSYTTNGGRTGFFNSCRIGPGDFCGEELLTWALDPRPSVVLPSSTRTVKAISEVEAFALRAEDLKFVAAQFRRLHSKQLRHKFRFYSHQWRTWAACFVQAAWRRFKKRKEAAKLRAMEDLMVAEPEPEPTKPVSGLAIYAAKLAASTRRGINMHSESDTGVVSPLQKPAEPDFSVDEE, from the exons ATGGGGTTTATTAATTCAAGATCTGTAAG ATTTGAAGATGACCTTGAATTAACAAAGCTCCCCCCAATGAATGGAGATGGTATGGTAAAGCTGAAATACAATATCAACGGAACGAAAATATCGGAGCCTGGCACTGAGAGGGTCGAGAGCAAGTTGCCTGCTACTACTAGGAGAGGTAAATTGTTGAAAGCTAAAGTACTGTCCAGAGTTTTCTCTGAGGATTTTGAGAGAGTGAAGAAGAAGATTTTGGATCCTCGAGGACCGGTTATTCGTCGATGGAACAAGATTTTCCTAGTAGCATGCTTGGTTTCTTTGTTTGTGGATCCTCTGTTCTTTTATTTGCCAATAGTTAAGAAGGATGTCTGCATTGATATTGGAATACCCCTTGAAGTTATCCTTACTATGGTTAGATCATTAGCTGATGCCTTCTACATAGTTCAAATATTCATTCGGTTTCGAACCGCTTATGTTGCACCGCCTTCTCGTGTATTTGGGAGAGGCGAGCTCGTTATAGATTCCGGGAAGATTGCTTCCAGGTACCTCAAGAAGAGTTTCTGGATTGATTTACTTGCTGCACTCCCCCTTCCTCAG GTTTTGATTTGGATCATCATTCCGAACCTTAACGGTTCAACAATGATGAACACCAAAAACATGCTCCGGTTCATAATCATTTTTCAGTACCTTCCAagactttttcttatttttcctttGTCATCACAAATTGTTAACGCCACTGGTGTTGTGACCGAAACAGCATGGGCTGGTGCCGCTTATAACCTCATGCTCTACATGCTGGCAAGCCAT GTTTTAGGAGCTTGTTGGTATCTTCTTTCGATCGAGCGGCAAGAAGCGTGCTGGAAGACCGCCTGTGATCTCGAGGAGCCTTATTGTCAGTATAAATATTTTGATTGCAACAAGGTTAAAGACCCTGGCAGGTTGACCTGGTTCAACTCCAGCAATATTACTAGCCTATGCAGTCCAAGTTCCAGCTCCTATCCATTTGGTATCTATGGTGATGGATTGGAATTTAATGTTACAACAGCACCATTCTTCAACAAGTACTTTTATTGCCTTTGGTGGGGTTTAAGGAACTTAAG TTCTTTGGGACAAAATCTTAGCACAAGCACTTACGCTGGAGAAATAATTTTCGCCATCATTATTGCAACTCTCGGTCTGGTTCTTTTTGCACTGCTAATTGGGAATATGCAA ACGTACCTTCAATCAACGACGGTCAGGTTGGAAGAATGGAGAATCAAGAGAACCGATACGGAACAATGGATGCGTCACAGGCAACTTCCTCCAGAATTAAGGCAATCCATCAGAAAATATGATCAGTATAAGTGGTTAGCCACGAGGGGAGTTGATGAAGAGGCCTTACTAGAAGGCCTTCCTTTGGATCTCCGGCGAGACATCAAACGGCACCTTTGTCTTGACCTTGTTCGACGA gTACCACTGTTTGATCAAATGGATGAAAGGATGCTAGATGCAATCTGTGAGAGGCTCAAACCGGCATTGTGCACCGAAGGCACATACCTAGTCCGAGAAGGAGATCCCGTCAATGAGATGCTCTTCATAATTAGAGGCCACCTTGATTCCTACACTACAAACGGTGGCCGAACCGGATTCTTCAACTCATGCCGGATTGGCCCTGGAGACTTCTGCGGTGAGGAACTGTTAACATGGGCATTAGATCCTCGTCCTAGCGTTGTTCTTCCATCTTCAACTCGAACAGTCAAAGCAATATCTGAAGTAGAAGCCTTTGCACTTCGAGCAGAAGATCTCAAATTTGTTGCAGCACAATTTAGAAGACTACATAGCAAACAACTAAGACACAAGTTCCGGTTCTACTCACACCAGTGGAGAACTTGGGCTGCCTGTTTTGTCCAAGCAGCATGGCGTCGGTTTAAGAAACGAAAGGAAGCTGCCAAACTTAGAGCCATGGAGGACCTCATGGTGGCTGAACCTGAACCCGAACCAACCAAACCTGTTTCAGGCTTGGCTATATATGCAGCCAAGCTTGCTGCAAGCACTAGGAGGGGGATTAATATGCATTCTGAATCTGATACTGGGGTTGTTAGCCCCTTGCAGAAACCAGCTGAGCCAGATTTTTCTGTAGATGAGGAATGA